The sequence aaactTTCAACAAATgtgatggacatggatgtaatttcacgtgggctgcgtcccgcgtctataaatagatgaacagtactcccgtactgttcacgctgacttggcattggctttttgcgtcacgcttgtaatctttaccttctctcaggaccgaaggtacatgtgtaatttaaaatcatttctatttcttcacatgaataaaatagaaatgattttatgttaatgtttatatttcatgctttatatgaacccTTCggcattatttattaattttacgaaggtatgtcctttatgaccttcgtcctaaagcaTTATTTTCCAAAGGGGCATAATGTttcagaggacgaaggaccttaatgtttaatattttctatgttgccttgttcttaactcttagcgttTGAgatcaagtccccaacagtggcggttgtaaacctatttgtagtggcgtttttcgtaaccgccagtgctaggggccagtagaaatcatcatttgtacaggcgggtaactgaggaccgccagtgaaaatcgattttcactggcggtcggcgtaataaaactgccagtgaaaaaccgccagtgcaaatcgtttccaggaaacataaaacatattttaaaaatagttaaaaaattttatttttattaggcccaccccacccgcccgtctccgtcgaagtcgcaagtcacggcatttttcgcgcaaaattcgcgcgctacgcggttgttagtaTTCGAACCGTTGACCTCACCCTCGCGCATACCCTCTcctaccactccgtctatgacatgtcttgtgtatagtttgtagttgttttctccacatattacaaccatttgagtgtaaattgcttatttgagaccctaaacgaattcaaataaaaaagttgtcaactacaaagataaataacttttgaagttctacaacttttattttgacacttttttcatccgaggtagtttgcaaaatttgaattttaaatttgacatacttagattcaatttttgagaaccgaaatgagttcaaataaaaaagttgtcaactacaaagtttcataacttttagagatctacaacttttattttggtggttttgtcatacgaggccgtttgaaaaactcgaaaaattaaggataaaaatgatttctagtggcggttccttaagaaaaccgccactagaaatcgtatttctagtggcggttccttaagaaaaccgccactacaaatcattgatttctactggcggttttcttaaggaaccgccagtagaaatacgatttctagtggcggttttcttaaggaaccgccactagaaataacacagtcggtggataaccgaaaccgcctgtaaaaatatatcgtccccgcaggctttgagcctttttgtaCTAGTGATAGATCCTCAATTCCGATGAGAAAAGCAATATCACATTATATTTTATGTAACATTAGCAAACATACGACACCCAATAACAATACATTACAAATAAATCTAACATATAAAAAGAAAAGTTTGTTTAACTCTGCAAAACTACAAGAACAATGTGACATGTGGCTGTTAGGTTAGGCGGCTAGTCGCATGGGCTACGACGTTGGGTGGATAGGTGCTTAAATGGGTCGAGAGAGGTAGTGTTAGTTGTTGGACTTATTGTCTATTGGGATACACACATAATTTTATTGGGTGAATATTACCATTGAGTAATCGAGTTCTACTTTTCCGTACTCATACCTATATACTCAATTGGGGAATAATTTCTCCTAAATATGTAACCGTGAAGATTAAAATCTTCCCATATACTAACCCTAACTGAGAAATTTTGTATGGGTAAACGGGTATCGGGTCTCTATTGACACAGGTAGGCTGGAGCCATTCAGTTCATGTAAAATATGGGGCTCTGGGCCACGTAAAATCTGCACATTCTTAGCGGGCTTCACTTGTAGACGGCTTAAAACCTGACGGACCAAGGAAAGCTTCCCACGGCCATCTTGGCTGCAAAGGCTTGTCCAACAATGGTGACCTTGAGGGGAGGCCAGTTTTATTCTTCTAGACTTCTAGTGCTGTCCTATCATCATATATAtgaactaggtgagtgcccgtgcgttgcaacggggacatataatatcacagtgacttatatataaaatgtgtGTATTATATGTcttcgttgcaacgcacgacGGCACGGGCGCTCACCTAGTGATCTTCTTATGAATTATCATACTATAGGtatatagattatataattcacTCTAATAATCTATGTTGTTTGTTTGCCTCTCAACTTATTTAAGCTAGATTATTTAATGTAGCCAGATTTCAGGACATATTTGTTTCATCTTTTTTCAACTTCTAGCCACCAGAAACTGTTGTAGATTGCTAAACACTCAGCTTGTCGACCTTCTTTTGTGAGAGCCGCTTTGGTGAAAACCATCCGAAATCAACGTGATCACAGAATCGGCTGAGCCATCATGATAGTAGGAATCTATTACTTCCTAGATACTAAACCctacggactccttcatcctcatCTACACATAGTTCCCCAGATTCTCTCCATAGCCAAATTATTCTTATAACTATCAACCCTTAATATTAGGATTGCATAGCAAGCGACACTATCTACTTATAGGCTAAGCTTAATCTCACAGATATTATAGAATTTAGTTCAACTGAAGCACTAAAAAATCAACATGAGCTAGCTAGACCGGCATCTGTATTTCAAAGAAGAATTTCTAATAGTCGTACGTACTATAACACCTTACAATGAACAAGTTGCACAGATAGAAACAAACCACATACACCTTCAGGTTTGAAGCAACACATGAGGATGGGAAGCACATCAGAGGCCAGGACACGAAGCTCTCCTCCGTCCTCGAATCTCCATGCACATTGAATTGGAGCAAACAGCACCGCAACCACCAGTCAAGCATCCCACATTGGTGCCAGAGTGAACTTGCAGGACACCAAAAGCCATCAAGGAACCTATTTTGGGCAACAACAAACAAACTATGCCACTGGCAAATACTTACAGATCCTGCTATCAGTCGAATCGACTCAGAAAAGATGGAGTCACATTTCACCTGGAGATAAAACTTGAGAGCACTTCCAGGATGTGTTCTATTTCTGTATGCTGACAGACTGCTACAGAAGGCCAGAAATGAGAAAGACCAAAGACCATGGTCGGGCTCACATGGAAAAACAGATCGGGTCTATAAACACAAGCCCGGTAACCTGTCCACACACAAGGAGGCCCGACACTGAACTGAGCCAATTGCAACCAGATAACAATAGATGACTTAGATAGGCCTAATAAATCTTGCTTGATAATTACAAATCGGACCGATGAAAAATCTGACTGACAAATTAGCAAATAATTCAGGTGAACCACACCGTACAGATCTGATCAAAATGCATAGTACATCAATATGTGGCTTATCACACCATCACCATATCCCTAACTGTGGGAATTCGACCCAAAATTGTTCCTTCTGAAAACAACACCTAGTAAAGTATATTTATTCTTCATTCAATCTCACTGCTTAGCTAGTTATATACTCCACTCCATACATATGTGCACATGATGGACATGCATGGTCTTGAAGTTAAAGATACGAGAGGAGGCATGAAGGACCCCGGTCAGCCTTGACATTGAACCCCCGGACTCtcttcttgtcttcttcttcctactTAGGACTGATGTTGAGAAAAGCAGACATGTCTGGGCGGGCAGTGAATGGCATCTTCCCAATCCCCATACcagtgcagcagcaagggtccaaTCGCTGTTCAAACAGGTCCTTGTCATTTCCACAGACGAACTTACGGCAACCCTTAGGGTGTAAAATGTCCCGGTAGCTGGGACAAAAGGCACAGCTACGCCTATATTGGGATAGAGGTTCCTCTGCATGTAGCATATCACAATACACAATGCAACCAACACACATTACAGTATGTCTGATCTGATCTCTACAAGTTGAGGAGGAGGATCTTGCTAGCTTACCGATAATGATGCATATTTCAACTATAGGAACTGCAGTTATTGCAAGTGATGACGAAGACGATGAGGGGCTACTGATCGAGGTTGGCTTGTAGTGCACCTCAGCAAAGAAGCGCTTGATTGTCTTGTtattactgctgctgctgcgggggcGAGCCCAGAAGTTGATATGGAACCATGCCTGGCCCCGGAATCCCACGCGGCTCTGCTTCAGGGGCTTCACAGCATCGAACTCGCCACCCTGCAATGCATACTCCAATTAAGCTAGGTCATGTCCACGACATTGTAGTATAATGCAGATATTTGCGATCTAGTACTAAAGGGCAGACATACAGGGTGCCTGGCATTGTAGTGGGCGAGAGCGTGGAGAACCTGGGGAATTTTGAAGAAGTTGCACTGATCCCTGCGTATATGCATTTAGAAACCATCCAAATTCAAGGAGGCAATTAGGAGCAATCACAGAGAAGCCCGATGATCCTAGCTTAATTAACAATAATATCATTAAACAAATAGACATGTTTTAACAATGAACATCTAAAAATTGGAGTACATGCCTGCTTATGTATGTCCAATAGTTGTTTTGAAGGCACCCagaaaaacagagaacacagtTTACCTGGAAGGGTAGAACTGAACATCTTCAACTGTGTTGTCATGTCCATGAAATATACCTCTAGGATCAACTTTAGGGCTCTCCTTTTCATTTGCAGTTTTAACAGACTGCTTGCTGCCAGATGCTCCAGGAGAAGACGAGGAATCCCCAAGGGCAGATATATGGTCTTGGATGCTCCACAAGACAACAGATTTGTCCTTTCCTATTTAAGTTTTGTATTTGAACAAAACACAGGTTATTATTTATCAAAAGCACAGTAATCAATAAATTCTGAAAACGAACAGTTCTTCTAGTTGAGCTGAAAAACAGaattttatagccccaaaagTTCAAACAAATCATCTTATGTCCAAACTGAACTTTACACATGGTTATTACATAGGTTGAGATGGTGTGGCGGTGACTAAGGTTCCACTTCAAATATTCTTCTTGTGTCTTAAAGTTGCCAT is a genomic window of Zea mays cultivar B73 chromosome 5, Zm-B73-REFERENCE-NAM-5.0, whole genome shotgun sequence containing:
- the LOC103627464 gene encoding uncharacterized protein: MILTGHKENEEFALAMCPAEPYVLSGGKDKSVVLWSIQDHISALGDSSSSPGASGSKQSVKTANEKESPKVDPRGIFHGHDNTVEDVQFYPSRDQCNFFKIPQVLHALAHYNARHPGGEFDAVKPLKQSRVGFRGQAWFHINFWARPRSSSSNNKTIKRFFAEVHYKPTSISSPSSSSSSLAITAVPIVEICIIIEEPLSQYRRSCAFCPSYRDILHPKGCRKFVCGNDKDLFEQRLDPCCCTGMGIGKMPFTARPDMSAFLNISPK